A segment of the Trifolium pratense cultivar HEN17-A07 linkage group LG7, ARS_RC_1.1, whole genome shotgun sequence genome:
AGGCATCAAGGCACACACAAAACCATCTCTGTTAATTACTGTTATGACCAGAATTAGGGACATCAAGAGACATATAATCAATTGTTCTCATACGCTGTTCCCATAAACTTCATAATAGGCAACAAAACAGAGCATAATTATGAACATCTAACTTAGGGACATTGAggtacatatattcaatttaggggcATCAAGGGaagtatattcaatttagggacatcgatggacatatattcaattttgcatcaaaggTGCCAAGGgacttctccacttacatttgcCGCTtacattcacattgaaattgcattcagaccatCAAATTTAGGGACATCCAGAGACATACTTAATTTTGCATCAAAGGCACCGAGGGACATCCAGAGACACatactcaatttagggatattgagatgcttataatttagggacattgagatgcgtatattcaatttagggatatcGAGGGACATATACAATTTTGCATCAAAGATGCCAAGGgacttctccacttacattgaaattgcattcagaccatCAAATCTAGGGACAtgaactcaatttagggacattgagagACATATACTCTGTTttgcatcaaaggcaccaaggcacacACAAAACAATCTTTCTTAATTATCGTTATGAGCAGaattagggacatcaagggacatatattcaattgttCTCATACGTTGTTCCCGTCAACTTCATAATAGGCAACAAAACAGAGCAGAATTATGAACAtctaatttagggacattgaggtacatatattcaatttagggacatcaaggggcATATAATCAaattagggacatcaagggaaaaatattcaatttagggacatccaaggacatatattcaattttgcatcaaaggtaccaagggactactccacttacatttgcagctttcattcacattgaaattgcattcagactatcaagtTTTTTGTATTTATACCACTAGTATTcgaatttcaaattcaatattttattgACATGTAGGTCACATATAACaacttcatgaacagtctcataGATAATGAATTTTATGTATTCAAAAATCCATACATAACGaagatattatttataattactcCAGCCGATCCATGTATCAATTTTAGCCTACTAATGATAGCGATAAAtgataaattagtaattaatataattaataataaacatATAATGGTTACATACCTCTCTTCCGAAGTAACGCTTTATCAATGTTTCATTCCAATCAAGTTTGTCCTGACAAATAATAATCGACAAAAATGTGACAAAAATCATCAATGTGGTCCAGTAATAGCTATACAATGTGGCAAAAATCATCAATGTGATACAAGTAGTACAATGGATATTTCATTAAGTTTTTTCAAAACTAGGTCCACACACATACTCCAAATATCAAGAAGAAGATTCTGCAACACATGCTACTTATTTGACAACTAGATCACAAACAGGTCTGGCTTCAATCATAGGTCCTTCATACAAGACTAAATCAAAAGTGCATCAGATCATATAcaataaatgaaataaatgagAAAAGCTATTACCTTCACTACTTGGACAATATCAGCATTATGACCATAAGATGCAGTTTCTTCTGCGTAACTTTGGTCCTCCGCAATTTTCTGCAGTAGCCACTGCAATATGATGGATGGAAGCTATGATTGTCAAGAGCGCTAAATctcaatcaaatcaaataacgTATTAAATTTCTTCTTACTCAAAAGGTGTATAAATTGTGTAAACTATAAGAATCAGTATCTGGATCAAACAAGTAAATCAAAACTTACACTGCGATAATGAAAGCAACAATTATCAGAAACGTGCAGTGCAGCCCAACTTCTGTATTGCTTCATTTCATATAGCACCCAAATAAGCATATCTTTAATTTAGACTTCATGAGAACCATTAAGCAAATCATTGACAAGTCATTTCATTTGGAGTGAATAAGAATCGTATATTTAATTACTTGACTTAATTCCCTTTTTATTTTCactataattttatataattcactatgaagcacgaacaccgACACATACACCGAACATGACAtggacactgacacgtcaacactggtaataatttaagaaaatgacataattcaatgtgaTCATATGTGTCAGCATTGCGACAGTGTCACCGAAACATGCCTAATCTGATGACTGTCTATGCTTCATATTAATTCATAATGAAGAATAGTTTATGATCTTTTTGGTTAAATAGAAATTACTATGTTACTACAGATTTAAGATAACATGCACAACACCACAACCTTTTCACAATTTATTGCTAGTggatttcattatttttctatgTAATTTAATCCAGAATTATGTTGCGATGCGTACAAGTTACaatttgcaaaaacaaaaataccaTAGATCAATACCTGTTCGTTAGTCGTGTATGAGATTAACCAGCAACGATGATTCCATGCACGATAATTCATCTTTGATCTCTGAAAATGAAAGGGGCAAAAAATGAGGAATAATGGGTGTTTACTCAAAATATGctggtttgtttgttttgtatgtAAGTCCCTTATATCTATCAGAAAAAGGTGAAGCATTACATAAATCAAGTAAAATAAACAGTAGATGTCTTGTTTTTTGGCCCTCTATCTTTTCCCTTCAGTGCGATGATGTTTTGTAGACTATTTACTGTTTTCAATGCAAAATAAAATGGATGGACATATCAAAggttgttaaataaaaaatgtaaaatgatatatatgccaatactatatatatagtaacTAACAATTATCCTTCACTTGGGTAAGAAAACCAATCAAGTAAACGAACATTAGAAAACATTTCCAATTTGAATAGTAATGCAATTCTGAACTGAATTTAGACCTCACCTATTTTTTCCACCAGCTCAGATTCTTTTCCTAAAATCTCTTTGAAATTTGAACAGTTTGCGGAGATTGACTTGATCACCCATCACCTAGATAAAATACTTGTATGCATTAGTTGGTTATTAATGTTCCAAAACCTTAGGATCAATCAGTATTCAAAAcatttgtcaaaagaaaattcTGTATTCAAAATTCGAGCGTATTATTAGTACTCCTCTGAAAAATATTTATCCTGCATAATACCTATGACTCCAAGCTTGTTCACTTTTGGGTGAGCATGAGAGCACAAGTTCTGACAGTAGATGTTCGTCTACAAACATTgagatttgcttcttcttggaCACTAATAACTTTCTGCAACATGCACACACCGAAACAGAGGAATTTAATAAATATCAACTTGATATTTTCCATTAGTGTAATTTATTTGGAGATAATGTGATCttgtaaacaaaatataaagTTACAAAAATCACAAGATCTCCAAATAAATCACACTAATGATTTCTCAAAACCAATAAAGCAAAGAAAATCATGAAATAAGATCAATTCAGAAAAGCCTAAAGAGATATTTTATTCACTTCTGAtccacaacaaaaaaaacaaaatcattagaATTAACTATCATTTTCATGAACCAGTCCAGAATTTCTAATATGTGGTGAAATATACTTATTGAGGTACGGACAGAGCTAAAGAGAGCAAGGCATAAGATGACAATTGaacgagggacatatattcacttttgcatcaaaggcaccaaggcacacACACAACCATCTTTCTTATTTAACGTTATGAGCAGAATTAAGGACATTAAGGACATCAAATTGTTCTCATACGTTGTTCCCATAAACTTCATAATAGGCAACAAAACAGAGCAGAATTACGAACATCTAATTTAGGGACATTAAggtacatatattcaatttatggacttcgagggacatatattcaatttagggatatcgagggacatatattcaatttttgcatctaaggcgCCAAATGTATTCTCCACTAATACTTGCCTAGCTTACAGTCTTACACGCATTCCTCCAAAAGTACACTTTAATTTGCCTTGCACAATTAAATATGCGGAATTACACAACTTCTCATGCAAACCTTGCACAGTTACATAGGTGGAGAGAGACACGTTTTCTACTTCCAGGTTCCGGCACATAAGAGAATAGAGATAATTAGATTCCAAATACTATCATTTGCGGTCGGTCTTGGTCACCGTCGAAACACTTTAGATAGGACAGAACCGAACCCACCCATTCTTAATTGTTCCAAaccaattttgtttatttaataaacTGATTACCAACCCAAAACAACCCATTTGCACAATTTTAGATTCGGATATACCAGTTTATGGTCGGGTGACTGGTTGCTGCTCACCCCTACACACAACCATCTTCCTTATTTGCCGTTATGAGCAAACTTAGGGATATCGAAGCACATATACTCAATTGTTCTCATACGGTATTCCCATAAAATTCATAATAGGCAACAAAACAGAGCAGAATTAGGAACAtctaatttagggacattgtgaggtacatatattcaatttagggacattttTCGATTTTGCATCAAAGGTGCAAAGGTACTTCTCCAATTACATTTGAAGCATTCACATCGAAATTGCATTCACACCATCAAATTTAGGGACATCCAGGgatataaactcaaataagggACATCGAGAGAATATGAACAtctaatttagggacattgagatGCTTATAATTTAGGAACATTGAggtacatatattcaatttagggacatcaagggaagtatattcaatttagggacatcgagggacatatattcaattttgcatcaaaggTGCCTTGGGACTTCTACACTTACATTTGCAGCTttcattcacattgaaattgcattcaaatCATCACACATTTAGGGACATCCAGAGACACATACTCAATTTTaaatcaaaggcaccaagggaCATCCAGAGACGcatactcaatttagggacattgagatGCGTATATTAAATTTAGGGatatcgagggacatatattcaattttgcatcaaagATGCCAAGGgacttctccacttacatttgaagcattcaccatgaaattgcattcagaccatCAAATCTAGGGACATAACCTctatttagggacatcgagaaACATATACATTATTTTGCATCGAAGGAACCAAGGCACACACAAAACCATCTTTCTTAATTACTGTTATTAGCAGAATTAGGCACATCAAGGGacttatattcaattttgcatcaaagATGCCACGAgacttctccacttacatttgaagcattcacattgaaattgcattcagaccatCAAATCTAGGGACATGAACTCAATTTCGGGACATCGAGAGACATATACTTTATTTTGCATCGAAGGCACCAAGGCACACACAAAACCATCTTTCTTAATTACCGTTATGAGCAGaattagggacatcaagggacatatactcaattgttCTCATACGTTGTTCCCGTAAACTTTCACactgaaattgcattcagaccatCAAATCTAGGggcataaactcaatttagggacatcgagagaCATATACTGTATTTttcatctaaggcaccaaggcacACACAAAACCATCTTTCTTAATTACCGTTATGAGCAAaattagggacatcaagggagaTATACTCAATTGTTCTCGTATGTTGTTCCCGTAAActttcacattgaaattgcattttCAGACCATCAAATctagggacataaactcaatttagggacatcgagagaCATATACTCTATTTTGCATCGAAGGCATCAAGGCACACACAAAACCATCTCTGTTGATTACTGTTATGACCAGaattagggacatcaagggacatataaTCAGTTGTTCTCATACGCTGTTCCCATAAACTTCATAATAGGCAACAAAACAGAGCATAATTATGAACATCTAACTTAGGGACATTGAggtacatatattcaatttagggacatcaaggggcATATAATCAaattagggacatcaaggggcATATAATCAaattagggacatcaagggaaaaatattcaatttagggacaacaagagaaaaatttcaatttagggacatcgaaggacatatattcaattttgcatcaaagTTGCCAAGGGACTTCTCCACATACATTAGCAGCTttcattcacattgaaattgcattcagaccatCAAGTTTTTTGTATTTATACCACTAGTATTCGAacttcaaattcaatattttattgACACGTAGGTCACATACAACAATTTCATGAACAATCTCATAGATAATGAATTTTATGTATTAAAAAAGCCTTACATAATGAAGATATTATTGATAATTACTCCAGCCGATCCATGTATCAATTTTAGCCTACTAATGATAGCGATAAAtgataaattagtaattaataattattaataaacaTACAATGGTTACCTACCTCGCTTCCGACGTAATGTTTCATTCCAATCACGTTCGTCCAGACTAATTATAACTGACATAGTTAACTACAAGAACCAAAATTACATATACAAGTAATAGCTATACAATGTGGCAAAAATCATCAATGTGGTACAGTAACATCAAACTCCAAGTAGGCAATGGATACTAGTACAATGGATATTTCATTAAGTTTTTTCAAAACTAAGTCCACACAAACTCCAAATATCAAAAAGATTCTGCAACACAAGCTACTTATTTGACAACTAGATCACAAACAAAGGTCTGGCTTCAATCATAGGTCCTTCATACAAGACTAAATCAAAAGTGCATCAGATCATATAcaataaatgaaataaatgagTAAAGCTATTACCTTCGCTACTTGGACAATATCAGCATTATGACCATAAGATGCAGTTTCTTCTGCGTAACTTTGGTCCTCCACAATTTTCTGCAGTAGCCGCTGCAATATGAAGGATGGAAGCTATGATTGCCAAGAGAGCTAAATCTCAATCACAACAAATAACGTCTTTCTTAATTATGAAACTCTATTttgcatcaaaggcaccaaggcacacACAAAACCATCTTTCTTAATTACCATTATGAGCAGaattagggacatcaagggacatatactcaattgttCTCATACGTTGTTCCCATAAACTTTCACATTAAAATTGCATTCATACCATCAAATctagggacataaactcaatttagggacatcgagagaCATATACTCTATTTTGAATCAAACGCACCAAGGCACACACAAAACCAATTTTCTTAATTACCGTTATGAGCAGAATAAGGGACATCAAgcgacatatactcaattgttCTCATACGTTGTTCTCGTAAACTTCATAATAGGCAACAAAACAGAGCAGAATTATGAACAtctaatttagggacattgaggtacatatattcaatttagggacatcaaggggcATATAATCAaattagggacatcaagggaaaaatattcaatttagggacagcgAAGGagatatattcaattttgcatcaaagTTGCAAATGGACTTCTCTACTTACATTTGCAGCTttcattcacattgaaattgcattcagcaTCAAGTTTTTTGTATTTATACTACTAGTATTcgaatttcaaattcaatattttattgACAAGTAGGTCACATACAACAatttcatgaacagtttcataGATAAGGAATTTTATGTattcaaaaatgataaattactCCAGCCGATCCATGTATCAATTTTAGCCTACTAATGATAGCGATAAAtgataaattagtaattaataattaataattataattaataataaacatACAATGGTTTACTACCTCTCTTCCGACGTAACGCTTTATCAATGTTTCATTCCAATCAAGTTCATCCTGACAAATTATAACTCTGACATAGTTAATTACAAGAACCAAAATTATGTATACAAGTAATAGCTATACAATGTGGCAAAAATCAATAATGTGGTAGGTACAGTAACATCAATCTGTAGAGTTCTTATTTCCCTTTCTAAGTTTCTGTGGAGGATACAAGTAATACAATGGATATTTCATTAAGTTTTTCAAAACTAGTGCACACAAACCCCAAATATCGAGAAGAAGATTCTGCAACACACGCTACTTATTTGAGAACTAGATCACAAACAAAGGTCTGACTTCAATCATAGGTCCTTCATACAAGACTAAATCAAAAGTGCATCAgatcatataaaataaatgaaataaatgagTAAAGCTATTACCTTCACTACTTGGACAATATCAGCATTATGACCATAAGATGCAGTTTCTTCTGCGTAACTTTCGTCCTCCGCAATTTTCTGCAGTAGCCGCTGCAATATGAAGGATGGAAGCTATGATTGTCAAGAGAGCTAAATCTCAATCACAACAAATAACGTATTAAATGTCTTCTTACTCAAAAGGTGTATAAATTGTGTAAACTATAAGAATCAGTATTGGTGTGAATGAGAATcgtatatttaattatttgacttaattccatttttattttcgctataattttatataattcacTATGAAGCACGAATACCGATACATACACCGAATATGAAAtggacactgacacgtcaacactggtaataatttgagaaaatgacataattcaatgtgaTCATATGTGTCAGTATTGTGATGGTGTCACTGGAACACGCTAATCTGATTACTGTCTGTGCTTCATATTAATACATaatgaaaaatagtttatgatcTTTTTGGTTAAATAGCTCAGCTTAACTCGATTTTGGCTAACTAAAGTTACTGGTCAGGTAGGGGTAAGCCCAGGTCAGTCCAACACACAATTTGACCTCAACAGAGATTTTGGACTGAACAAGTAATCAAATGGGGGCTGAGCCATTTTTTCACGTTTTTGGTGAAAGGGGAAGTAGAATGTGCTACTGATGATATCACGATGCCAACTGGCTCCAACAACTATGGTAAACCAACAATTACACAAGACAGAATGGaacaaaatattttcaaaaaataaaacaaaaaataactgTTACTACAGATTTAAGACAACATGCACAACACCACAACCTTTTCACAACTTATTGCTAGTGGAGTTCATTATTTTCCTATGTAATTTAATCCAGAATTATGTTGCAATGCATACAAGTTACaatttgcaaaaacaaaaataccaTAGATCAATACCTGTTCGCTAGTCAGGTATGAGATTAACCAGCAACGATAATTCCATGCACATACAAAGCTTGCCTGTTGAAACAGCAACCAGTTCCCACATAGACTGGACCCTGAATACCATCATGACCTTTCATGTTGATCTGACGAATGAAAAATGTGAAGTTTAGCCAAAGCAGTGGAGAGTAATGCAGGGAAAGAAAATAATTTCTTGGTTAAAAATTGGAAAATTACAAAAGAATAAAGACGTACATCGAAGAAGACAATATTGTGATTGGCATATAGATCGTGCAAATCAATGCCATCAAATCTCTGAGGAAATTGCACATAGCATGTCTTCTTTCCATTGCTTCTTTAAGAGCTTTGCAATTATTGAAATAGTGATCACAATCAACATTCAAAAGATATGCACCATTGGTCAATACAGCAGAAACTCGAATCTACATTGCACAAGATAAACCAAGGTTAGATAAGTTCAATTCAAACCTAtctttataataaataaaaaagcacAACCATCCTACTCCTACCCAACCATCGACTAGCAACATCATTTTCACATCTTAGAGAAGCTTATCtttctaataaataaaaaaaaaaaaaagcacaacCATCATACACAATCATCGACTAGCAACATCATTCACATcctaaagaagaaaaataaaccacTTTGTACGTTAAACATTGTTTATCATTGTACTATGTTGACTCACAGCACCACTTTGtaagttatttttcatataGATTCAGCTTGTTGACATCATCTTtcaataggaacaaaacaagaCACGGGACAAGACACAGCGATTAAGAAGACCATAAACAAGACAATGCCCTCAAACACATAAAATAAGAAGCTTCAGTGTGACAAACCATTCATAGCTCCAGCCTTCTTGTGATGTTGGAAACCTGGTCGCTTTTCACGAGAAACATAAACAAGCCTAGGAAGCTCATTACCATCTGTATCAAGTCCTCCACTATGACCTAAAAACACCTGCATaccacaaaataaatataactaaACTGAAAATATCAATAATGGCATAGGTTATGTGCATTATAGAGAAAATTGTAATACCTGAATCATTCCACGATGATCCCTAGAATTATTTCCAGGCCAAGGAGTTCCATCCTGCATTGTCCAACCTTCCTGTGGCGTTTTCTGAGCTTTGGCCACATAACTATTGATCCTTACTTTGAATTCTTCATATTCTCTCTGTTATGCACAAATATCCATATTTAATATTTCTACATGTCTAGATATAAATATTGAGCTGGAAATTGAAACATCATTGATGCCTCAAGAACAACCTTCATTGCCAAAACAGAAACAACGGACCATTTTAACATGAGATGAAATTCAATCCGAGTAAATATTTAAAGTAAACTCAACAGAAAATTTATCCGCATCCCAAAACATGTCATAATTAGAATCATACATAATATTATTAGGTTTGCTATAATTCAAACGTAACAAAACCAAAAGTCCACCAAAGAAAATACTCCAAGCCTAGATTTTAGATAAAATCCCTAATGCGCCAATCAGGATAGTCATCCTCCGTAACATTGACATTTGCATCTTTTCCATTTCAAATCAAGCAAGGGcagaaaaaaaacatgaaacCCTAAACAAGAATCTTAGAATTATTTTCGATTTCAATTCAAGCAAAGGCAGCAGAAACATGAAACCCTAAACAAGAATCTTAGAATTCTTTTCCATTTCAAATCAAGCAATGGCAGCAGAAACATGAAACCCTAAACAAGAATCTTACATTCTTTTCCATTTCAAATCAAGCAAGGGCAGCAGAAACGTGAATCCCTTACGCTTCAACCTAAGccacaaaaatcaacaaaaaattgaattaaaaacctAATCGAAATATTCAgatctaaaccctaaaaatcaaaatcagaaaATTGCAAACGGATAGAAACGATTTACCGCGGTTATCAACGACTTTGGAATCAGCTTTAGCCATCGGCATGATAAAAACAATCGAAAACGAAGAGAACGAGACTCGGAGCGAGTTACACGAACGTGTTGCATTGTGTCGTGAGGTTTATGAGCGAGATAATCAAGATTGACGGAGAACGTAAGAGTGTCGCaaacagaaaacaaattatGAATTGATTGTTGACTAGAatgaaatt
Coding sequences within it:
- the LOC123899045 gene encoding uncharacterized protein LOC123899045 — encoded protein: MNYRAWNHRCWLISYTTNEQVLYEMKQYRSWAALHVSDNCCFHYRSWLLQKIAEDQSYAEETASYGHNADIVQVVKDKLDWNETLIKRYFGRENAKAAESDAAQTYSAVVNWKSLTLGRFKCNIDAFFALHLNRVGIGICIHDELGQFVFSKTRWIALLCGVDVGGPLGEYMSLK